A section of the Citrobacter farmeri genome encodes:
- the agaD gene encoding PTS galactosamine transporter subunit IID: protein MGSEISKKDITRLGFRSSLLQASFNYERMQAGGFTWAMLPILKKIYKDDKPGLSAAMKDHLEFINTHPNLVGFLMGLLISMEEKGENRDTIKGLKVALFGPIAGIGDAIFWFTLLPIMAGICSSFASQGNLLGPILFFAVYLMIFFLRVGWTHVGYSVGVKAIDKVRENSQMIARSATILGITVIGGLIASYVHIDVVTSFAIDSTHNVALQKDFFDKVFPNILPMGYTLLMYYLLRVKKAHPVLLIGVTFVLSIVSSALGIL, encoded by the coding sequence ATGGGATCTGAAATCAGTAAAAAAGACATTACCCGTCTTGGCTTCCGCTCTTCCCTTCTTCAGGCGAGCTTTAACTATGAAAGGATGCAGGCGGGCGGCTTTACCTGGGCGATGCTGCCGATTCTGAAAAAAATCTATAAAGATGATAAGCCGGGTCTGAGTGCGGCCATGAAAGATCATCTGGAATTTATCAATACTCATCCGAACCTCGTCGGTTTCCTGATGGGCTTACTGATCTCAATGGAAGAGAAAGGAGAAAACCGCGACACCATTAAAGGTCTGAAAGTGGCGCTGTTTGGTCCCATCGCCGGGATTGGCGATGCCATTTTCTGGTTCACCTTACTGCCGATTATGGCGGGGATCTGCTCCTCTTTCGCCAGCCAGGGCAATTTACTGGGCCCGATTCTGTTCTTCGCCGTCTATTTAATGATCTTTTTCCTGCGCGTCGGCTGGACTCACGTCGGCTATTCGGTCGGGGTAAAAGCCATTGATAAGGTGAGGGAAAATTCGCAGATGATCGCCCGTTCGGCGACGATCCTTGGGATCACGGTGATTGGCGGTCTGATCGCCTCCTACGTCCATATCGATGTCGTGACCTCTTTTGCCATCGACAGTACGCACAACGTGGCCCTGCAAAAGGATTTCTTTGATAAGGTCTTCCCGAACATTTTACCGATGGGCTACACGCTGCTGATGTACTACCTGTTGCGGGTGAAAAAAGCGCATCCGGTATTGCTAATCGGTGTCACCTTTGTGCTTTCTATCGTCTCTTCCGCACTCGGTATTTTGTAA